The Natronocella acetinitrilica genome has a segment encoding these proteins:
- a CDS encoding linear amide C-N hydrolase: MEFVEGEMTIWHDRSYQVMTNEPTYDRQLAVLEYWQNVNPREFLPGTVRASDRFVRAHFYINAVTQSADPRIAAASVFSVIRQASVPWGISVADAPNLSTTRWRVVADHKDRRYYFESVISPSVFWVDLDNLDFSKGSDVVKLDLGVDMERVMSGEVSAAFEPAAPFAFQPAD; this comes from the coding sequence ATCGAGTTTGTCGAGGGCGAGATGACCATCTGGCACGATCGGTCCTATCAGGTCATGACCAACGAGCCGACCTATGACCGGCAACTTGCGGTTCTGGAGTACTGGCAGAACGTGAACCCGCGAGAGTTCCTCCCGGGAACGGTGCGTGCTTCGGATCGGTTTGTCAGGGCCCATTTCTACATCAATGCAGTGACGCAAAGCGCTGATCCCCGCATCGCGGCTGCCTCGGTATTCAGCGTAATCCGGCAGGCATCGGTCCCATGGGGCATCAGCGTGGCGGACGCGCCGAACCTGTCCACCACACGATGGCGGGTGGTCGCGGACCACAAGGACCGGCGCTATTACTTCGAATCCGTGATCTCGCCCAGCGTGTTCTGGGTCGATCTGGACAACCTCGACTTTTCCAAGGGCAGCGACGTGGTCAAGCTGGATCTGGGCGTGGACATGGAACGGGTCATGTCGGGCGAAGTCTCGGCGGCATTCGAACCGGCCGCGCCCTTTGCCTTCCAGCCTGCCGATTGA
- a CDS encoding ZIP family metal transporter gives MIDTLTALTDGIPLFYIAAGAALIAGLATCLGAIPVFFLRQLSPRLETAMMSFGAGVMLAATFFSLIDPGLRIAGDLTETLVAPPLWIGLAMLLGAGLFLAADRYLPHEHFISGPDGVTVDHSRLRKVWLFVIAIAIHNFPEGLSVGIGFAGDDFGNGIAITTGISLQNLPEGLVVAVALLSVGYSRLQAFSAAALTGLVMSLGGIVGAAFIGLAGSALMPWALGFAAGAMLFVIIDEIIPETHRRGFEREANLGFMVGFILMMFLDLTLD, from the coding sequence ATGATCGACACGCTCACCGCACTGACCGACGGCATTCCACTGTTTTACATCGCGGCGGGTGCCGCCCTGATCGCGGGGCTTGCCACCTGCCTCGGCGCCATCCCGGTGTTCTTCCTGCGGCAGCTCTCACCCCGCCTTGAAACGGCGATGATGAGCTTTGGCGCAGGCGTCATGCTCGCCGCCACGTTTTTCTCCCTGATCGATCCCGGCCTGCGCATTGCAGGTGATCTGACTGAAACGCTCGTGGCACCACCGCTGTGGATCGGTTTGGCCATGCTGCTCGGCGCCGGGCTCTTCCTCGCTGCTGATCGTTACCTGCCCCATGAGCACTTCATCAGCGGACCTGACGGCGTGACGGTGGATCACTCCCGGTTGCGCAAGGTCTGGCTGTTCGTGATCGCCATCGCCATCCATAACTTTCCGGAGGGGCTGTCAGTCGGGATTGGTTTTGCCGGGGATGATTTCGGCAACGGGATCGCGATTACCACCGGGATCAGCCTCCAGAACCTCCCGGAAGGGCTGGTCGTGGCTGTAGCACTGCTTAGCGTGGGTTACAGCCGCCTGCAGGCATTCAGCGCTGCAGCCCTGACCGGCCTGGTCATGTCACTGGGCGGTATCGTTGGCGCCGCCTTCATCGGCCTGGCCGGCAGCGCCCTCATGCCCTGGGCGCTGGGTTTCGCAGCGGGTGCCATGCTGTTCGTCATCATCGACGAGATCATTCCCGAGACCCACCGGCGGGGCTTCGAACGCGAGGCCAACCTGGGATTCATGGTGGGCTTTATCCTGATGATGTTCCTCGACCTGACTCTGGATTAG
- a CDS encoding DUF2061 domain-containing protein, translated as MRDFIKTLTFAVTHMVVAFAVVFALTGSMIIGGLVALIEPLANTVAYFLHEKIWRRIPETA; from the coding sequence ATGAGAGATTTCATCAAGACTTTGACCTTCGCAGTTACCCATATGGTGGTGGCATTCGCTGTGGTCTTTGCCCTGACCGGCAGCATGATCATTGGTGGACTGGTCGCCCTGATCGAACCCCTGGCGAACACCGTCGCGTACTTTCTGCACGAAAAAATCTGGAGACGAATCCCGGAGACTGCATGA
- a CDS encoding DUF3015 domain-containing protein produces MKRKLIAIALAGAVAPFSMNAAADSTGCGLGSMLWDGQQGIFPQVLAVTTNGTSGNQTFGITSGTLGCEQDGVIRSSAALGMYTGSNIDMIARDMSIGSGESLDVLADLMGIEADDREHFFTALQSNYGNIFPSADVTAEDVISAIDETLRRDERLVRYSA; encoded by the coding sequence ATGAAACGGAAACTCATCGCAATCGCATTGGCCGGCGCAGTGGCGCCCTTCAGCATGAATGCAGCCGCCGACAGCACCGGCTGTGGCCTCGGCAGCATGTTGTGGGATGGGCAGCAGGGCATTTTCCCCCAGGTCCTGGCAGTGACCACCAACGGCACCTCCGGTAACCAGACCTTCGGCATCACCTCCGGCACCCTGGGCTGCGAGCAGGACGGCGTCATCCGTTCCTCGGCGGCGCTGGGCATGTACACCGGTTCAAACATCGACATGATCGCCCGCGACATGTCCATCGGCTCTGGTGAGTCACTGGACGTGCTGGCTGATCTGATGGGCATCGAAGCCGACGACCGGGAGCATTTCTTCACGGCTCTGCAGAGCAACTACGGCAATATCTTCCCCAGCGCCGACGTCACTGCGGAAGACGTGATTTCTGCCATTGACGAAACGCTGCGGCGTGATGAGCGCCTGGTACGCTACAGCGCGTAA